The proteins below come from a single Cricetulus griseus strain 17A/GY chromosome 6, alternate assembly CriGri-PICRH-1.0, whole genome shotgun sequence genomic window:
- the LOC100762265 gene encoding olfactory receptor 4K3, whose protein sequence is MDRRNQSTVSEFVLLGLSHSKDLQVLLFIIFLMFYLLIVSGNIVIMVLIATDRNLHSPMYFFLANLSFVDMWLSSVTTPKMIADVLRKNKTISFAGCMSQVFFAHCIGAGEMVLLVVMAYDRYVAICKPLHYFTVMNLKRCTGLVLTSWTIGFVHAMSQLVAVLRLPLCGPMEIDSFFCDIPLVINLACMDSHDLDTLVNVDCGVVIVTCFILLLISYTYILFTVRQSSNSGASKALSTCTAHITVVMIFFVPCIFIYVWPLKITWLDKFLAVFYSVFAPLLNPAIYTLRNKEMRNSMKRFKSYFMNNKVNI, encoded by the coding sequence ATGGATAGAAGGAATCAGTCCACAGTATCAGAATTTGTGCTTTTGGGACTTTCCCATTCAAAAGATCTTCAGGTCTTACtcttcataatatttttaatgttttatctgCTCATTGTATCAGGAAATATTGTCATCATGGTCTTAATAGCCACTGATCGAAATCTCCATTCCCCAATGTATTTCTTTTTGGCCAACCTGTCCTTTGTTGATATGTGGCTTTCCTCAGTCACCACTCCTAAGATGATTGCAGATGTTCTCAGAAAAAACAAGACCATTTCCTTTGCAGGCTGCATGTCCCAGGTCTTCTTCGCCCATTGCATTGGTGCAGGAGAAATGGTGCTGTTGGTGGTAATGgcttatgaccgctatgtggccatctgcaaacCACTCCACTACTTCACGGTTATGAACCTGAAAAGATGCACTGGGTTGGTGTTGACTTCCTGGACCATtggctttgtgcatgccatgAGTCAGCTTGTGGCAGTTTTGCGGCTGCCTCTCTGTGGTCCCATGGAAATTGATAGTTTCTTCTGTGACATACCATTGGTGATCAACCTAGCCTGCATGGATTCTCATGACTTGGACACTTTAGTAAATGTTGACTGTGGAGTTGTGATTGTAACCTGCTTCATTCTGTTGCTCATTTCCTACACGTATATCCTTTTCACTGTTCGCCAGAGCTCTAATTCTGGTGCTTCTAAGGCCCTGTCCACATGCACTGCCCACATCACTGTGGTGATGATCTTTTTTGTTCCCTGCATCTTCATCTATGTGTGGCCACTCAAAATCACATGGTTAGACAAATTTCTTgctgtattttattctgtttttgcaCCTCTCCTAAATCCAGCTATTTATAcactgagaaataaagaaatgagaaattctATGAAGAgatttaaaagctattttatgAACAACAAGGTAAATATATAA